One part of the Eucalyptus grandis isolate ANBG69807.140 chromosome 10, ASM1654582v1, whole genome shotgun sequence genome encodes these proteins:
- the LOC104423838 gene encoding LOW QUALITY PROTEIN: josephin-like protein (The sequence of the model RefSeq protein was modified relative to this genomic sequence to represent the inferred CDS: inserted 1 base in 1 codon) translates to MSREEPGVYHERQRLQFCLLHSLNNLFQRKDAFTRESLDLIADRLVLDDPDKQRWTPLSLLFKPHHNALTGNYDVNVLIAALEGEGKRVAWHDHRSGAAGIGLEDPDGKLMGLVLNVXVRRYAGLWRSRHWVAVRKVEGVWYNLDSDLDGPFAFQRLEEVREFLDHVMANGGEVLLVLNDDH, encoded by the exons ATGTCGCGCGAGGAGCCCGGCGTCTACCACGAGCGGCAGAGGCTGCAGTTCTGCCTCTTGCACTCCCTCAACAACCTCTTCCAG AGGAAGGACGCGTTCACTCGCGAGAGCTTGGACCTGATCGCCGACAGGCTCGTCCTCGACGACCCCGACAAGCAGAGGTGGACCCCGCTGTCGCTGCTGTTCAAGCCCCACCACAACGCGCTCACCGGGAACTACGACGTCAACGTTCTCATCGCCGCCCTGGAAGGCGAGGGCAAGCGGGTGGCGTGGCACGACCATCGCAGCGGAGCCGCCGGGATCGGTCTGGAGGATCCGGACGGCAAATTGATGGGCCTTGTGCTCAATG CGGTCAGGAGGTACGCCGGGCTCTGGCGGAGTAGGCATTGGGTCGCGGTTAGGAAGGTCGAGGGCGTTTGGTATAATTTGGACAGCGATCTCGACGGGCCTTTTGCTTTTCAAAGATTAGAAGAAGTTAGGGAGTTCTTGGATCATGTTATGGCCAATGGTGGGGAAGTCTTGCTGGTCCTGAACGATGACCATTGA